A single genomic interval of Pontibacter deserti harbors:
- a CDS encoding YybH family protein, protein MKLLFLLALPLLFGAFQAANTTRDKALEELANAERNFAATSVKKGFHQAFVENMADDGIVFAPTPTNGKKLHAEAPESNAVLKWYPAYADISKSLDWGYTTGPYQFKANPEAKKPVGAGFYLSVWKKQPDGKWKVAVDMGNNFSPELLKEEAYQPTAAIKGEAAKGTKEDLLAKDVQKVQPYTSETLIYRFGQYPVKYKDLAAKPASDITYINMGYDISPAADMAYTYGSYKQGETAGHYLKVWKMLNSEWKLVAHNLVPDKK, encoded by the coding sequence ATGAAATTACTTTTCCTGCTGGCGCTGCCTCTTCTGTTTGGCGCATTCCAGGCTGCCAACACCACCCGCGACAAAGCGTTGGAAGAGCTGGCCAATGCCGAGCGTAACTTTGCCGCCACTTCTGTTAAAAAAGGATTCCACCAGGCGTTTGTTGAAAACATGGCTGATGATGGAATTGTGTTTGCACCAACGCCAACTAATGGTAAAAAACTGCACGCTGAGGCCCCTGAAAGCAACGCTGTACTTAAATGGTATCCTGCCTATGCTGATATTTCCAAGTCGCTGGACTGGGGTTATACTACAGGGCCTTACCAGTTTAAAGCCAATCCCGAAGCTAAAAAACCTGTAGGCGCCGGTTTTTATTTATCAGTCTGGAAGAAGCAACCTGACGGGAAGTGGAAAGTAGCTGTAGATATGGGGAATAATTTCTCCCCGGAACTGCTTAAAGAAGAAGCCTACCAGCCAACTGCAGCTATAAAAGGCGAAGCAGCTAAAGGTACAAAAGAAGACCTGTTGGCGAAAGACGTACAAAAAGTACAGCCGTATACTTCAGAAACATTGATCTATCGTTTCGGGCAGTATCCGGTAAAGTATAAAGACCTGGCGGCCAAACCTGCATCTGATATAACTTACATTAATATGGGGTATGATATTTCTCCGGCTGCAGACATGGCTTATACTTATGGCAGCTATAAGCAGGGAGAAACAGCAGGCCATTACCTGAAAGTATGGAAAATGCTAAACAGTGAATGGAAACTGGTTGCACATAATCTGGTTCCGGATAAGAAATAG
- a CDS encoding aldehyde dehydrogenase, producing the protein MQHIHNYINGQLVMPVAGQYIDNYNPAIGEVYSLIPDSDEQDVEQAVQAALAAFTAWSKTPAEKRGRILIKIADLIDQNMCRLAEAESIDNGKPLKLAMSVDIPRASSNMRFYGTAIQHFASEAHYMEGTDAINYTVRHPHGVVGCISPWNLPLYLFTWKIAPALAAGNCVVAKPSEVTPMTAFLLSEICIEAGLPAGVLNIVHGYGHKVGAAMTAHPKVPVISFTGGTTTGRTIAATAAPMFKKLSLELGGKNPNIIFADCDFNNALHTSIHSSFANQGQICLCGSRIFIERPLYEKFRDAFVGKVKVMTVGDPMEEGSKLGAVVSEQHMQKVLSYIELAKQEGGTILTGGQRVQVDGRCANGWFIAPTIIEGLPYNCRTNTEEIFGPVVTLTPFDTEEEVIQYANCTDYGLSATIWTNNLQRAHRVAHQVHSGIIWINTWLLRDLRTPFGGMKNSGVGREGGFEVLRFFTEPQNVCVKL; encoded by the coding sequence GTGCAGCACATACATAATTACATAAACGGACAGCTGGTAATGCCTGTGGCAGGGCAGTATATCGACAACTATAATCCGGCTATTGGAGAAGTATACTCTCTTATACCAGACTCTGATGAGCAGGACGTGGAGCAGGCAGTGCAGGCGGCGTTAGCGGCTTTTACGGCGTGGTCTAAGACACCTGCTGAGAAACGCGGCCGCATTCTGATAAAGATAGCTGACCTGATAGACCAGAACATGTGCCGGCTAGCCGAAGCAGAATCTATTGATAATGGTAAACCGCTTAAACTGGCCATGTCTGTAGATATTCCGCGGGCAAGCAGCAACATGCGTTTTTATGGCACTGCTATACAGCATTTTGCTTCGGAAGCACATTACATGGAAGGTACCGATGCTATTAACTATACCGTGCGCCATCCGCATGGGGTGGTTGGCTGCATATCACCCTGGAACCTGCCTTTATACTTATTTACTTGGAAAATAGCCCCTGCCCTGGCTGCCGGGAACTGTGTAGTTGCCAAGCCTTCGGAAGTTACCCCCATGACGGCTTTCCTGTTATCGGAGATTTGTATAGAAGCAGGTTTACCGGCCGGCGTACTGAACATTGTGCATGGCTACGGGCATAAAGTAGGCGCTGCCATGACGGCTCATCCCAAAGTACCGGTTATCTCTTTTACAGGCGGCACCACTACCGGACGAACAATAGCGGCTACGGCTGCTCCGATGTTCAAAAAGCTGTCTCTGGAACTAGGTGGTAAGAACCCGAACATTATTTTTGCTGACTGCGACTTTAACAACGCGCTGCACACTTCCATACATTCGTCGTTTGCCAACCAGGGGCAAATCTGCCTGTGTGGTTCCCGCATTTTTATAGAACGGCCATTGTATGAGAAGTTCAGGGATGCTTTTGTAGGGAAAGTAAAAGTCATGACCGTAGGCGACCCGATGGAAGAAGGCTCTAAACTGGGTGCTGTGGTATCGGAACAACACATGCAGAAGGTGCTTTCTTACATAGAACTGGCTAAACAGGAAGGCGGAACTATACTTACCGGAGGGCAGCGGGTGCAGGTAGATGGCCGCTGTGCAAATGGCTGGTTTATTGCCCCAACTATAATCGAAGGTTTGCCTTACAACTGTCGCACCAACACCGAAGAGATTTTTGGCCCGGTCGTCACCCTCACTCCTTTCGATACAGAAGAAGAAGTTATACAATACGCCAACTGCACCGACTACGGGCTTTCTGCCACCATCTGGACAAACAACCTGCAACGTGCTCACCGGGTAGCACACCAGGTGCACAGCGGCATCATCTGGATAAACACTTGGCTCCTGCGTGATTTACGAACTCCTTTTGGCGGCATGAAAAACTCCGGCGTTGGCCGTGAAGGTGGTTTTGAAGTACTCCGCTTCTTTACAGAGCCGCAGAATGTTTGCGTAAAGTTGTAG
- a CDS encoding RelA/SpoT domain-containing protein, with the protein MAGHLQIATFPVILSKLCESEGSLYEKGLIANELEDIYNDYIRRGEELQDIAMLVANTVMRQKDVHAVRYRVKEPLHLLKKIIRKKKEYPDRHLNTSNYLEFINDLVGVRILHLYKETCHEIGNYIQQIWELKREPYAYVRRNGLLEAKKFSSRNYRVFVNDRGYKAQHYIIKVKPARQQYFVEVQVKTLFEEGWSEVDHRIRYPDHKPNELLHRLLWLLNHFTSTADEVATQIQALADDLHTYMYNAKAEPRVTVSQLHSHIDMLPVEEQEKQYLYACLAKLTGS; encoded by the coding sequence ATGGCTGGTCATTTACAGATAGCGACATTTCCTGTTATACTTTCAAAGCTATGCGAAAGTGAAGGAAGCCTGTATGAAAAGGGCTTAATTGCTAACGAGCTGGAAGATATTTACAACGATTACATCAGGCGTGGAGAAGAGCTGCAAGACATTGCCATGTTGGTAGCTAACACCGTAATGCGGCAGAAAGATGTGCATGCCGTGCGTTACAGGGTAAAAGAGCCGCTACATCTGCTGAAAAAGATCATCCGGAAAAAGAAAGAGTATCCTGACCGCCACTTAAACACTAGCAATTACCTTGAATTTATAAACGACCTGGTAGGCGTACGAATACTGCACCTGTACAAAGAAACCTGTCACGAAATAGGTAATTACATACAGCAGATCTGGGAGCTGAAAAGAGAACCTTATGCATATGTAAGAAGAAACGGCCTTTTAGAGGCTAAAAAATTCTCTTCCCGCAACTACAGAGTTTTTGTAAACGATAGGGGTTATAAGGCACAGCACTACATTATTAAAGTAAAGCCGGCCCGGCAACAATATTTTGTGGAGGTTCAGGTTAAAACATTGTTCGAAGAGGGCTGGAGCGAAGTGGACCATCGCATTCGCTACCCCGACCATAAACCGAACGAATTACTGCACAGGTTGCTTTGGCTGTTAAACCATTTCACAAGTACTGCCGATGAGGTGGCTACACAGATTCAGGCATTGGCTGATGATCTGCATACGTATATGTACAACGCAAAAGCAGAACCTAGGGTAACTGTGTCTCAGCTCCATAGCCATATAGACATGTTACCAGTTGAAGAGCAGGAAAAACAATATTTATATGCTTGCCTGGCTAAACTGACGGGAAGTTAA